In one Vibrio sp. YMD68 genomic region, the following are encoded:
- a CDS encoding carboxylesterase family protein, with the protein MMLVACLSAGLIQSNTLFAHTQNAENSTVAIIESGKLMGSNHDGVTAFYDVPYAQNPFTADRRFQAPQAYETWNGILDATKAGQPVPQPSRGKNITLVGAPGHLTLNIWTPTNAIAANNKASNEKLPVMVWIPGGAFIREDAAELAYDGTSFAKNNVIVVTINYRVGVDGFMHLEGTPDNRGILDQIMALKWVQKNIEDFGGDPSQVTVAGQSAGAESVAILLGTEKAEGLFQKAIMQSPPMAFLTQKEADRITQSYTDKLNIPATVEGLSTVPFPELVKNVIDMGYTIQDRDKWGMLSWGGTAFLPVVDGDIIVESPMKDLTKASPSIPVIVGSTDQESRLYMVPSGAVNNTTEETKSLLLSDLSLEGWPADVYSTEDNGKSIGDTFADIQSDFTFRMPALHIAQQLTKNDNNVWHYNFSWMSPAFDGHLGAAHFVDVPFVFNTTDNGQAKTFVGSQPPVELINTMHKQWLTFIKTSKADWSPYNLSERPTMQFDVKSKQINDPYSSVRKLWEDFEF; encoded by the coding sequence ATGATGCTAGTCGCATGCCTAAGTGCAGGTTTAATTCAAAGTAATACACTATTTGCCCACACTCAAAATGCTGAAAACTCAACGGTGGCCATCATTGAGTCTGGTAAACTTATGGGAAGCAACCATGATGGTGTGACTGCATTTTATGACGTTCCATATGCGCAAAACCCTTTTACGGCAGATCGCCGATTTCAAGCTCCGCAAGCCTACGAAACTTGGAATGGAATATTAGATGCAACAAAAGCAGGTCAACCCGTTCCACAACCAAGTCGAGGTAAAAACATCACCTTGGTGGGGGCTCCCGGACACCTTACTCTGAACATATGGACACCGACTAACGCCATTGCTGCCAACAACAAGGCATCAAATGAAAAGCTGCCTGTCATGGTGTGGATCCCAGGCGGTGCTTTTATCCGAGAAGACGCTGCAGAGTTGGCTTATGACGGTACAAGCTTTGCGAAGAACAACGTGATCGTTGTAACGATCAATTATCGCGTAGGCGTTGATGGCTTCATGCACCTTGAAGGCACACCGGATAATCGCGGCATTCTTGATCAAATCATGGCTCTTAAATGGGTACAAAAGAACATCGAAGATTTTGGTGGAGACCCTAGCCAAGTGACGGTCGCAGGTCAATCTGCTGGGGCAGAAAGTGTTGCCATTTTATTGGGTACCGAAAAAGCCGAAGGCCTATTCCAAAAAGCCATTATGCAAAGCCCTCCAATGGCATTTTTAACCCAAAAAGAAGCTGATAGAATCACACAAAGCTATACTGATAAACTGAATATCCCAGCCACCGTTGAAGGTTTATCGACGGTTCCATTTCCTGAATTAGTTAAGAACGTTATTGATATGGGCTATACCATACAAGATCGTGACAAATGGGGAATGCTGTCGTGGGGAGGCACCGCATTTTTGCCTGTTGTTGATGGGGATATCATTGTCGAGTCTCCAATGAAAGATCTCACCAAAGCTTCACCTTCTATTCCAGTGATCGTTGGTAGCACCGATCAAGAATCACGACTGTACATGGTGCCAAGTGGTGCCGTTAACAATACGACCGAAGAAACGAAGTCACTATTATTATCTGACTTGTCATTGGAAGGTTGGCCTGCGGATGTGTATTCAACAGAAGACAATGGAAAATCCATTGGAGACACGTTTGCCGACATTCAATCTGATTTTACGTTTAGAATGCCAGCACTGCACATTGCTCAACAGTTAACTAAAAACGACAACAATGTTTGGCATTATAATTTTTCTTGGATGTCACCTGCGTTTGATGGTCACTTAGGAGCCGCGCACTTTGTTGACGTACCGTTTGTGTTTAATACCACTGACAACGGACAAGCAAAAACATTTGTCGGCTCACAGCCTCCAGTTGAACTTATTAATACCATGCACAAGCAATGGCTAACATTCATCAAGACAAGTAAAGCTGATTGGTCTCCTTACAACTTATCGGAACGACCAACAATGCAATTTGATGTTAAATCGAAACAGATCAATGACCCTTATAGCTCGGTTCGAAAATTGTGGGAAGATTTTGAATTCTAA
- a CDS encoding acetate/propionate family kinase, giving the protein MSNSFVLVINSGSSSLKFAVIDANSGDDIVTGLGECFGMPEAVISWKHNGKKTEEAITAPDNHHQHAIDRIVTLIETLGFNQDLVAVGHRIVHGGEKFTSTIRIDEEVLAEIESLSDLAPLHNPAGAIGIEAAMKAFPSLPQFAVFDTAFHQTMPQKAFTGAISNELYKEYGIRRYGFHGTSHYFVSREAAKMLNKPVEEASFISVHLGNGASVCAIENGESVDTSMGFTPLAGLMMGTRSGDLDPGIIEFLMKKGWSQEKVFDTLNKKSGFLGVSGLTSDARGILEAMEGGHEGAKLAFEVFTYRVAKYIGSYLIPLSHLDAIIFTGGIGENSLPIRREIMSNLKLLGFVEDEEGNEAARFGASGIVAKSELLNAVAMVIPTNEEFVIAQQSVELL; this is encoded by the coding sequence ATGTCGAACTCGTTTGTTTTAGTCATCAATTCTGGAAGTTCATCGTTAAAGTTTGCTGTTATTGACGCAAATAGCGGTGATGACATCGTCACTGGACTTGGTGAGTGTTTTGGAATGCCAGAAGCTGTGATCAGCTGGAAACACAACGGCAAAAAAACAGAAGAAGCGATTACAGCACCTGACAACCACCATCAGCACGCTATTGACCGTATTGTAACGCTTATTGAGACACTCGGTTTTAATCAAGATTTAGTGGCGGTTGGGCACCGTATCGTACACGGCGGAGAGAAATTTACTTCAACAATTCGCATTGATGAAGAAGTACTCGCTGAAATTGAGAGCTTGTCTGATCTTGCTCCGCTCCACAACCCTGCGGGTGCTATAGGCATTGAAGCGGCGATGAAGGCTTTCCCAAGTCTTCCACAATTCGCCGTCTTCGATACCGCCTTTCACCAAACCATGCCTCAAAAAGCATTCACGGGGGCAATTTCTAACGAACTCTATAAAGAATATGGTATCCGTCGTTATGGTTTCCACGGCACGAGCCATTATTTTGTGAGTCGTGAAGCAGCCAAAATGCTGAATAAGCCAGTGGAAGAAGCGAGCTTTATTTCTGTCCATCTTGGTAACGGCGCCTCTGTTTGCGCAATTGAAAACGGTGAATCTGTTGATACGTCAATGGGCTTTACTCCACTTGCTGGCCTTATGATGGGGACTCGTTCTGGCGATTTAGACCCAGGTATCATCGAGTTTTTGATGAAAAAAGGCTGGAGCCAAGAGAAGGTCTTCGACACCCTGAACAAGAAATCTGGTTTCTTAGGAGTTTCTGGGCTAACGTCAGATGCACGTGGCATCTTAGAAGCGATGGAAGGGGGGCACGAAGGTGCGAAACTGGCGTTTGAGGTGTTCACTTACCGTGTTGCAAAGTACATCGGGTCATATCTGATTCCGCTTAGCCATTTAGATGCGATTATTTTTACCGGTGGTATTGGTGAGAATTCATTACCTATTCGTCGTGAAATCATGAGCAACTTAAAGCTTCTGGGTTTTGTTGAAGATGAAGAAGGAAATGAAGCGGCACGCTTTGGTGCATCCGGTATCGTTGCAAAATCTGAACTGCTGAATGCTGTAGCGATGGTTATCCCAACTAATGAAGAATTCGTGATTGCTCAGCAGTCGGTGGAACTTCTGTAA
- a CDS encoding type II toxin-antitoxin system RelB/DinJ family antitoxin — MDTRIQFRVDEETKRLAQQMAESQGRTLSDACRELTEQLAEQQRKTLSHDVWLTEQVNLAFEKFDTGKAVFVDHASAKSLMAERKAKIRNRGKL, encoded by the coding sequence ATGGACACAAGAATTCAGTTTCGTGTAGATGAAGAAACTAAACGCCTAGCTCAGCAAATGGCTGAAAGCCAAGGTCGAACGTTAAGTGACGCTTGCCGAGAACTTACTGAACAACTAGCCGAACAGCAGAGAAAAACACTATCCCATGATGTTTGGTTAACTGAACAAGTTAACTTAGCTTTTGAGAAGTTTGATACAGGAAAAGCGGTTTTTGTTGATCACGCATCAGCCAAGTCACTAATGGCTGAGCGCAAGGCTAAAATCCGCAATCGAGGCAAGCTATGA
- a CDS encoding SDR family oxidoreductase encodes MKTVFITGANRGLGLELVKQYAQRRWHVIACCRDINSAQALTLLTQTYPTICIHTLDVSNESHILALTEKFAGIAIDVLIHNAGVSGDECESLGNMGQKEWINVLKVNTIAPMLITQALLNNTLAGEDKTIIGMTSILASIDDNRSGGRYSYRASKAALNQIIKSLACELSEAGMKTMAIHPGWVKTDMGGKEGKVTAEDSVKGMLNVIDNLKLKHSGSFFVYDGTQLPW; translated from the coding sequence ATGAAAACGGTTTTCATTACTGGAGCAAATCGTGGCTTAGGCTTAGAGCTAGTCAAGCAATACGCTCAGCGCAGATGGCATGTGATTGCATGCTGTCGTGACATTAACTCAGCTCAGGCGTTGACTCTCTTGACACAAACTTATCCAACCATTTGTATTCATACGCTGGACGTGAGTAATGAATCCCATATTCTCGCTTTGACAGAAAAATTTGCGGGCATTGCCATTGATGTACTAATTCACAACGCGGGAGTGAGTGGCGATGAATGTGAAAGCCTAGGCAACATGGGGCAAAAAGAATGGATAAATGTATTAAAGGTCAACACCATTGCGCCTATGTTAATCACACAGGCTTTACTTAATAACACTCTTGCTGGCGAAGATAAAACCATCATTGGGATGACATCGATACTTGCCAGTATCGATGACAATCGCTCAGGAGGACGATACAGCTATCGAGCATCAAAAGCGGCTCTCAACCAAATAATTAAATCTCTAGCCTGTGAATTATCCGAAGCGGGAATGAAGACCATGGCAATTCATCCTGGTTGGGTAAAAACTGATATGGGCGGAAAGGAAGGCAAGGTAACAGCAGAAGATAGTGTTAAAGGCATGCTTAATGTTATCGACAATTTAAAACTTAAGCATTCAGGTTCATTTTTTGTCTACGATGGCACTCAATTACCATGGTAA
- a CDS encoding CZB domain-containing protein — MLNVITASAADAFLQTVKMDHVVWKLDVYKVMLGTSDKSPDDFADHTMCRLGKWYYEGEGVEKYNSFQTFKRIELPHQEVHKHGVAAMLLSAKGDHQSAAKELSLMEKASFEVVDLLTSLSAEISNTVSVQETEVELF, encoded by the coding sequence ATGTTAAACGTGATAACCGCTTCAGCTGCTGATGCATTTTTGCAAACAGTAAAAATGGACCATGTAGTATGGAAGTTGGATGTTTATAAAGTAATGTTGGGAACTTCAGATAAAAGCCCTGATGATTTTGCAGACCACACTATGTGTCGATTAGGAAAGTGGTATTACGAAGGTGAAGGCGTAGAAAAATATAATTCATTTCAAACCTTCAAAAGGATTGAGCTGCCACACCAAGAAGTTCACAAGCATGGTGTTGCTGCAATGCTATTAAGCGCAAAAGGTGACCATCAATCTGCAGCTAAAGAGCTAAGTCTTATGGAAAAAGCCAGCTTTGAAGTTGTTGACTTACTTACCTCGCTCTCGGCTGAAATAAGCAATACAGTTTCGGTACAGGAAACAGAAGTTGAATTATTCTAA
- a CDS encoding LysR family transcriptional regulator, whose product MDRIISMEVFVSTVDLGSLTAASEALGMSRSMATRHITALEKSLGVCLLYRSTRSLGITNAGRDLLPFCQNILEQNAQLYSLAQEQHSQPKGRISLVTSISFGQGYLAQAIEQFMLKYPDIEVDLTLSNQSLDLIKHGVDMAIELSNDLPESLIGKKLADCPSVVCASPQYLAEHGAPLSPEDLLDHNCLIHKRIGNDWLFVPKAGSKSAQPINVTVTSNYSVNDSSILLNAAINGKGIACLPLPFIAIDIQAGTLTILLKDFEVNPIGIWALYPSRQYQPKLHRHLLDFLQEDLSIKHDHMRNIDS is encoded by the coding sequence ATGGATAGAATTATTTCAATGGAAGTTTTCGTTTCTACTGTCGATCTAGGAAGCCTGACGGCAGCATCTGAGGCTTTAGGAATGTCACGCTCCATGGCGACTAGGCATATAACCGCGTTGGAAAAGTCTTTAGGTGTATGTTTACTGTATCGCTCAACAAGAAGCTTAGGTATCACTAACGCCGGTCGTGATTTATTGCCTTTCTGTCAGAATATTTTAGAGCAGAATGCCCAACTATATAGCTTAGCCCAAGAGCAGCACTCTCAACCTAAAGGAAGAATTTCACTGGTTACCAGCATTTCGTTTGGTCAGGGTTATCTTGCCCAAGCTATTGAACAATTCATGCTTAAGTACCCTGACATAGAAGTCGATCTCACGCTGTCGAATCAGTCACTGGATTTGATAAAACATGGGGTTGATATGGCAATCGAGTTGAGTAATGACCTGCCCGAATCTTTAATTGGAAAGAAATTGGCTGATTGTCCATCGGTGGTTTGCGCTTCCCCTCAATATCTAGCAGAACATGGGGCTCCTTTATCTCCCGAAGATTTACTCGATCACAATTGCTTGATCCACAAACGAATAGGCAATGATTGGCTGTTTGTTCCTAAAGCCGGTTCTAAATCTGCTCAGCCTATTAATGTGACGGTCACAAGTAACTACTCTGTAAATGATAGTTCCATACTTCTTAATGCAGCGATTAATGGCAAAGGTATCGCGTGTTTACCGTTGCCCTTTATTGCAATCGACATACAAGCAGGGACTTTGACTATCTTGTTGAAAGACTTTGAAGTCAATCCAATTGGCATATGGGCTCTGTATCCTTCAAGGCAATATCAACCCAAACTACATCGACACTTGTTGGACTTTTTGCAAGAAGATTTATCAATTAAGCATGATCATATGCGAAATATTGATTCATGA
- a CDS encoding type II toxin-antitoxin system RelE/ParE family toxin: MILWEEESLNDREKIFEFLYDFNPEAAEKTDELIETKVENLAIQPLMGVRRDGVRGRLLIIPEISMIVSYWVEGDIIRIMRVLHQKQKFPTD, from the coding sequence ATGATTTTGTGGGAGGAAGAATCCCTTAACGATCGAGAGAAAATATTTGAGTTTCTATACGATTTCAACCCTGAAGCTGCTGAAAAAACCGACGAACTAATAGAAACTAAAGTTGAAAACTTGGCGATTCAGCCTCTTATGGGAGTCAGACGTGATGGGGTTAGAGGCAGGCTACTTATCATTCCTGAGATTTCAATGATCGTCTCATATTGGGTTGAAGGCGACATTATTCGCATTATGCGTGTTCTACATCAGAAACAAAAATTCCCGACAGATTAA
- a CDS encoding LysR family transcriptional regulator, with amino-acid sequence MRTKSDDLEILLTVVDTGGFTAAAESLDIQVARVSRAVSKVESQLGVTILNRTTRRIELTDEGRQFVESVRIGLMQLQQAEDEIISRGELPKGRLRVDAASPFVFHQLVPLVQPFNQAYPDIELELTSNEGFVDLLEKKTDIAIRIGALNDSTLHARLLGRSLLYIVASPDYLSKRGFPSKSSDLEHHDTIGFSTPKTLNEWPLKGFSGLTPTLTSSNGETVRQLALMGNGIACLSAFMVKKDIAEGRLIPLLEGEKISHTSREQINAVYYKSSSVAKRISAFIDFIQPKLGL; translated from the coding sequence ATGCGCACAAAATCGGACGATTTAGAAATTCTACTTACTGTCGTTGATACTGGCGGGTTTACTGCGGCAGCAGAAAGTCTAGATATACAGGTTGCACGCGTATCACGAGCGGTGAGTAAGGTAGAAAGCCAGCTTGGCGTGACGATATTAAACCGAACCACAAGACGGATTGAATTAACGGATGAGGGACGGCAATTCGTTGAGTCGGTGCGAATAGGGCTGATGCAGTTACAGCAAGCGGAAGACGAGATCATATCCCGTGGGGAGTTACCCAAAGGGCGACTACGTGTTGATGCCGCTAGTCCGTTTGTGTTTCATCAGTTAGTCCCACTCGTCCAGCCATTTAATCAAGCCTATCCTGATATTGAATTGGAGTTGACTTCCAATGAAGGTTTTGTTGATTTGCTAGAAAAGAAAACCGATATCGCTATTCGTATTGGTGCATTAAATGATTCAACCTTACATGCTAGGCTTCTTGGCAGAAGTTTACTTTACATTGTTGCTTCACCTGATTATTTATCAAAGCGCGGCTTTCCGAGTAAGAGTAGTGATTTGGAACATCACGATACCATCGGATTTTCAACACCAAAAACCCTCAATGAATGGCCTCTGAAAGGGTTTTCAGGACTGACGCCAACTCTGACCTCAAGTAATGGTGAAACGGTGAGACAGCTCGCGTTGATGGGAAATGGAATAGCCTGTCTATCGGCCTTTATGGTGAAAAAAGATATTGCGGAAGGGAGATTAATTCCATTATTAGAAGGAGAAAAAATCAGTCATACTAGCCGAGAGCAAATTAATGCGGTTTACTATAAGTCCTCTTCCGTTGCCAAGCGGATTTCTGCTTTTATCGATTTTATTCAACCGAAGCTGGGTCTGTAA
- the cueR gene encoding Cu(I)-responsive transcriptional regulator, whose translation MNIGTVSKLTGLSSKSIRLYEDKGIITPPVRSLAGYREYSAKNIQELSLIARAKNAGFSLIECKELVQLAQNPNRKSSEVKEKTKEKLEEIELKISELNEIKNQLESWVSACPGDNNSQCPIIEDLTK comes from the coding sequence ATGAACATAGGCACAGTTTCTAAACTCACCGGGCTATCGAGTAAGTCTATCCGCTTATATGAAGACAAAGGCATCATTACCCCACCGGTTCGGAGCCTCGCCGGCTATCGAGAATATTCTGCAAAGAACATTCAAGAGCTCAGCCTGATTGCCAGAGCCAAGAACGCTGGGTTTTCACTTATCGAGTGTAAAGAGCTGGTCCAGTTAGCTCAAAACCCGAATAGAAAAAGCAGTGAAGTCAAGGAAAAAACCAAAGAGAAACTTGAAGAAATAGAGCTAAAAATCAGCGAATTAAACGAAATTAAAAATCAATTAGAAAGCTGGGTTTCTGCATGCCCAGGGGATAATAATAGCCAATGCCCTATCATTGAAGATTTAACTAAATAG
- the mobC gene encoding plasmid mobilization relaxosome protein MobC — translation MTQRSSNTKIVIRCSEEEKSALLLAKSHLKARTWLEMFEKLLHRKKIEQPKTIIQDSVYILEFLTELKRCGNNLNQITRIANSSKTITPQETAQLKKLAVPISSLKNKVLNPL, via the coding sequence ATGACGCAAAGGAGCAGCAATACAAAAATAGTCATTCGATGTAGTGAAGAGGAAAAATCAGCTCTATTATTGGCTAAATCCCATCTCAAGGCTCGAACGTGGCTTGAGATGTTTGAAAAGCTATTACACCGTAAGAAAATCGAACAACCTAAGACCATCATTCAAGATAGTGTTTACATTTTAGAGTTCCTCACCGAGTTAAAGCGTTGTGGAAATAATCTCAATCAAATCACGAGAATTGCTAACAGCAGCAAAACCATTACCCCACAAGAAACCGCTCAACTCAAAAAATTGGCAGTGCCGATCTCCTCACTTAAAAACAAAGTGCTTAATCCTTTGTAG
- a CDS encoding MFS transporter, with protein sequence MPLALLALTLSAFAIGTTEFVIVGLLPTMASDLNVSLPSAGLLVSLYALGVAIGAPVLTALTGKWNRKHVLITVMSLFVVGNLLAWQAPGYNTLIVARILTGLAHGVFFSIGSTIATGLVPKEKAASAIAIMFTGLTVALVTGVPLGTYIGQTFGWQSTFLIVALLGLIALVGSAFLVPSNLKQPAAAKLSSQLKVLTQPRLLLVYAITALGYGGTFTAFTFLAPILQQETGFSANAISLIMLVYGVSVAIGNIWGGKMADKMGPIKALTIIFAGLATILVVFNFTAVNPIAAVATILVWGAFAFGNVPGLQVYVVKLAEKYTPDAVDVASGLNIAAFNVGIALGSWGGGIIVSEMGLMHTPWIGAVIVIVALFLTRMSGRLDKRTGNRWEQESVLIKEAS encoded by the coding sequence ATGCCATTAGCACTTCTCGCATTGACGCTCAGCGCCTTTGCTATCGGAACAACAGAGTTTGTGATCGTGGGGCTACTCCCGACCATGGCTTCTGACCTAAACGTCTCGCTACCATCCGCAGGACTGCTGGTGAGTCTTTATGCACTCGGTGTTGCGATTGGCGCGCCTGTTTTAACCGCGCTAACGGGAAAATGGAACCGTAAACATGTACTCATTACTGTTATGTCACTGTTTGTGGTTGGCAACTTATTGGCATGGCAAGCACCTGGTTACAACACCCTTATCGTTGCTCGCATTTTGACTGGTTTAGCCCATGGTGTGTTTTTCTCTATAGGCTCTACGATTGCGACAGGCCTGGTACCTAAAGAAAAAGCAGCAAGTGCGATTGCGATTATGTTCACAGGATTAACAGTGGCATTAGTAACAGGTGTGCCGCTCGGTACTTACATCGGCCAAACCTTTGGTTGGCAATCGACTTTTCTGATTGTTGCGTTGTTGGGACTTATTGCGTTGGTTGGCAGTGCTTTCTTGGTGCCAAGCAACCTGAAACAACCAGCCGCAGCTAAACTGTCATCGCAGCTAAAAGTGCTCACTCAACCAAGGTTACTACTGGTGTATGCAATTACAGCTCTCGGCTACGGTGGTACCTTTACCGCTTTCACTTTCCTTGCGCCGATTTTGCAACAGGAAACAGGGTTCAGCGCCAATGCAATCAGCCTAATCATGTTGGTATACGGTGTATCCGTGGCGATTGGGAATATTTGGGGTGGAAAAATGGCCGATAAGATGGGGCCAATTAAAGCGCTGACGATTATTTTTGCGGGACTCGCCACCATACTCGTTGTATTTAACTTTACTGCCGTTAACCCTATCGCTGCGGTAGCAACCATTTTAGTTTGGGGTGCTTTTGCATTCGGTAATGTTCCTGGCTTGCAAGTTTATGTCGTGAAACTAGCTGAAAAATACACCCCTGATGCTGTGGATGTTGCATCTGGTTTAAACATTGCGGCGTTTAACGTGGGTATTGCTCTTGGCTCTTGGGGAGGCGGTATAATTGTGTCCGAAATGGGCTTAATGCATACCCCTTGGATTGGTGCCGTAATAGTGATCGTTGCGCTCTTTCTTACTCGAATGAGTGGACGCCTGGATAAACGCACAGGAAATCGGTGGGAACAAGAAAGCGTACTTATAAAGGAAGCCTCATAA